In the genome of Bacillus sp. S3, one region contains:
- a CDS encoding molecular chaperone, translating to METVKQSIMIKDLVNIFYARQFAYDILRRFFIEEPSKEYIKEFIQRNMIEQFPFQEEVDGIHEGVQVVKRYLSKHDPVHIDSHFEDLHWDYTRMFIGPFEAPAQPWESVYVRKDKLLFQKTTMDVRKVYEKYGFQTSDFNVEPDDHVGLELDFVYRLNEFCIRASDEKKPDVCREINHLLKEQQRFIDEHLLAFIPHFAGKVIAHAETGFFKGLGAILEHFIQMDSKVLQELLKIEIVKDK from the coding sequence ATGGAAACGGTAAAACAGTCGATTATGATCAAGGATCTAGTCAATATTTTCTATGCAAGGCAATTTGCATATGACATTTTAAGAAGATTCTTCATTGAGGAGCCATCAAAGGAGTACATCAAAGAATTTATTCAAAGAAACATGATTGAACAGTTCCCTTTCCAGGAAGAGGTAGATGGAATCCACGAAGGGGTTCAGGTGGTCAAACGGTATCTATCCAAACATGATCCTGTCCATATTGACAGCCATTTCGAGGATTTGCATTGGGATTATACGAGGATGTTTATTGGGCCTTTTGAAGCACCAGCGCAACCTTGGGAATCGGTCTATGTAAGAAAGGATAAGCTTTTGTTCCAGAAGACAACCATGGATGTAAGAAAGGTATACGAGAAATATGGTTTTCAAACATCAGATTTCAATGTTGAACCGGATGACCACGTTGGTCTGGAGCTTGATTTTGTCTATCGGCTAAACGAGTTTTGCATTCGGGCAAGTGATGAAAAAAAGCCTGATGTGTGCAGAGAAATTAATCATTTGCTTAAAGAACAGCAGCGATTCATCGATGAACACTTGCTGGCATTTATTCCTCATTTCGCTGGAAAGGTCATTGCACATGCCGAAACAGGATTTTTTAAAGGGCTTGGAGCGATCTTGGAACATTTTATACAAATGGATTCAAAAGTTCTACAAGAACTATTGAAGATAGAGATTGTTAAGGACAAATAG
- a CDS encoding DMSO/selenate family reductase complex B subunit, producing MPQMGFYVNVAECIGCKTCVIACKDKSNLEVGRNFRRVYDFQEGTFPNVSMYHLSISCNHCDEPGCVKGCPTGAAYKRTEDGVVLIDQEKCMGCRYCEWNCPYGAPQYNKELGMMTKCDTCMDLRKKGEEPVCVTSCPMRAIEFDEIDKLRAKYGKNADIKGMPSSSITKPNLVLTSLGQSK from the coding sequence ATGCCTCAAATGGGATTTTACGTTAACGTTGCCGAATGTATTGGTTGTAAAACATGTGTGATTGCATGTAAGGATAAAAGTAATTTAGAAGTTGGCCGGAATTTTCGACGGGTATATGATTTTCAGGAAGGGACGTTTCCTAATGTATCTATGTACCATTTATCTATATCCTGCAATCATTGTGATGAACCGGGATGTGTGAAGGGATGCCCCACGGGTGCAGCTTATAAGCGTACAGAGGATGGTGTTGTCTTAATCGACCAAGAAAAATGTATGGGCTGCCGCTATTGTGAATGGAACTGTCCATATGGTGCACCGCAATACAACAAAGAGCTCGGGATGATGACGAAATGTGATACATGTATGGATTTAAGGAAAAAGGGTGAGGAACCGGTTTGTGTAACCTCATGTCCGATGCGGGCGATTGAGTTTGATGAGATTGACAAGCTCCGTGCGAAATACGGGAAAAATGCAGACATTAAAGGGATGCCAAGCTCATCTATCACAAAACCAAACCTCGTGCTTACCTCATTAGGTCAATCAAAATAA
- a CDS encoding radical SAM protein, translating to MNNLSKDNFRTVNNKSLVSYADIYANIEAATLEQIQSFGLPLSKREHHNAEVHETLLSKGATYRNNNKSILSNKRISSACEACAKGTGSYTTFVSLKCHRDCYFCFNKNQDEYNFYLQNKKNINGDLKSLVEQGVILTHIALTGGEPLLHKEEALAFFQLADELVPDAHTRLYTAGDLLDEEILQALSDTHLNEIRFSIKMEDSAQKRKHILTKIALAKKYIPDVMVEMPVIPGTGDEMKSLLLELDRLDIFGINLLEFCFPLGNAQAFRDKGLELKNPPYEVYYNFWYAGGLAVAESEKLCLDLVKFALEKNLKLGVHYCSLENKFTGQIYQQNHDQILDGTYQLSPRDYYFKTAKVFGKDKVKVKKVLEKRHVPFTMNDNYDFLQFPIAAIPFLKFREVDIVISSNVVEMEEYEEVIREVQLKLTTPNMFVLKEV from the coding sequence ATGAACAATCTTTCAAAAGACAATTTCAGGACAGTAAACAATAAATCACTTGTTTCGTATGCAGACATTTACGCAAATATTGAGGCTGCAACCCTTGAACAGATTCAGTCTTTTGGATTGCCGCTTTCCAAAAGGGAGCATCATAATGCTGAAGTACACGAAACATTGCTTTCGAAGGGCGCTACTTATCGAAATAACAACAAAAGTATTCTATCAAACAAACGGATTTCAAGTGCTTGTGAAGCCTGTGCAAAAGGGACTGGTAGTTATACCACCTTCGTATCGTTAAAATGCCACCGAGATTGCTATTTTTGCTTTAACAAGAATCAAGATGAATACAACTTTTATTTACAAAACAAGAAAAATATAAATGGAGATTTAAAGAGTTTAGTAGAACAGGGTGTCATCTTGACACACATTGCGTTAACAGGAGGGGAGCCACTGTTGCATAAGGAAGAAGCGCTGGCCTTTTTCCAACTTGCAGACGAGCTAGTTCCTGATGCACATACAAGATTATATACAGCAGGAGATTTGCTTGATGAAGAAATTCTACAAGCATTGTCTGATACTCATTTAAATGAAATTCGCTTTAGTATCAAAATGGAGGACTCAGCACAAAAGAGAAAGCACATTCTTACGAAAATCGCTCTGGCTAAGAAATATATACCGGATGTAATGGTTGAAATGCCGGTTATTCCGGGAACCGGAGATGAAATGAAGTCGCTTTTGCTTGAACTCGATCGGCTTGATATTTTTGGTATTAATTTATTGGAATTCTGCTTTCCTCTTGGGAATGCACAGGCCTTCAGGGATAAGGGTTTAGAGCTTAAAAATCCACCATATGAAGTGTATTACAACTTTTGGTATGCGGGTGGATTGGCTGTGGCAGAAAGTGAAAAACTTTGCCTGGATCTCGTCAAATTTGCACTGGAGAAGAATCTCAAGCTTGGTGTTCATTACTGCTCATTGGAAAACAAATTTACCGGGCAAATCTATCAGCAAAACCATGATCAAATTTTAGACGGGACGTATCAACTTTCCCCGCGGGATTATTATTTTAAGACAGCAAAGGTGTTTGGGAAGGACAAGGTAAAGGTGAAGAAAGTGTTAGAAAAAAGGCATGTGCCATTCACGATGAATGATAATTACGATTTTCTGCAATTCCCAATTGCGGCGATCCCATTTTTGAAATTTAGGGAGGTGGATATCGTCATTTCATCCAATGTGGTCGAAATGGAGGAATATGAGGAGGTCATCAGGGAAGTGCAGCTGAAATTAACCACACCTAATATGTTTGTTCTTAAAGAGGTTTGA
- a CDS encoding dimethyl sulfoxide reductase anchor subunit family protein → MHEWALLIFTIAIPAAVGGILFLWFINGQMADGGANSIKVMKVPLLVIASLAIVGLFGAFFHLGKPIHALNAIRGFGRSWMSNEIVVTGVFIALACVTAGLAVVQKKINPVLMLITGLVGMIDIYCMASAYTVTRVNGWNHLNTYFVFYGTAFSLGPILGASLLAKSLKGEAILKAIKWAFTFSIIGIAVQLIGSAMFNAYIPEIQTIAGETAAHKMVPYSGMIGVRWVIEIAGLVLLAYLSLKNKLNYAFIYAALIFFVIAEGMSRYVFYVLGS, encoded by the coding sequence ATGCATGAATGGGCATTATTAATCTTCACGATTGCTATACCCGCAGCGGTTGGCGGAATCTTGTTCCTATGGTTTATCAATGGGCAAATGGCTGATGGCGGCGCAAATTCTATTAAAGTAATGAAAGTACCACTTTTAGTCATTGCCAGTTTAGCGATTGTCGGTTTATTTGGGGCTTTCTTTCATCTTGGCAAACCGATCCATGCCCTTAACGCTATCAGAGGCTTTGGCCGGTCATGGATGAGCAATGAAATTGTTGTAACAGGTGTATTCATTGCGTTAGCGTGTGTAACAGCAGGTCTTGCGGTTGTTCAGAAGAAAATCAATCCGGTGCTTATGTTGATCACCGGGCTGGTTGGGATGATTGATATTTATTGCATGGCATCAGCCTATACTGTTACTCGTGTTAACGGCTGGAATCATCTGAATACGTATTTTGTCTTTTATGGTACAGCCTTTTCCTTGGGGCCAATTCTTGGGGCAAGCCTACTGGCAAAATCTCTTAAGGGTGAAGCAATCCTAAAAGCAATCAAATGGGCATTCACGTTTAGTATCATTGGGATTGCCGTTCAATTAATTGGTTCCGCTATGTTCAATGCGTATATACCTGAAATTCAGACAATTGCGGGGGAAACAGCTGCACATAAAATGGTGCCATATTCCGGCATGATTGGAGTTCGCTGGGTTATAGAAATTGCCGGGCTCGTACTGCTGGCCTATTTATCACTTAAGAATAAATTGAATTATGCCTTCATCTATGCTGCGCTGATCTTCTTTGTAATTGCTGAGGGAATGAGCAGATATGTGTTTTACGTATTAGGATCATAA
- a CDS encoding 4Fe-4S dicluster domain-containing protein yields the protein MYKRAGFIFNADDCINCKACEIACKNENQTPAGIQWRRVKKAAPELYLSISCNHCDSPECFRVCPERAFTKRKDGIVQIDENLCTGCQLCVTACPYQAPQFNPVTRKVSKCQMCYPRQDLGMAPACVEACTTGALGLVDLQTFEDEQTIRTIQGFPDITVTCPSILFYPLKPRKRYFL from the coding sequence ATGTATAAACGGGCCGGATTCATTTTCAATGCGGATGATTGTATCAATTGCAAAGCATGCGAAATTGCCTGCAAAAATGAAAATCAAACCCCTGCCGGCATCCAATGGCGAAGGGTTAAAAAAGCAGCACCTGAACTATATCTATCTATTTCTTGTAATCACTGCGACAGCCCGGAATGTTTCCGTGTCTGTCCGGAAAGAGCATTCACTAAGCGCAAAGATGGCATTGTCCAAATTGATGAAAATCTTTGCACAGGCTGTCAGTTATGCGTCACAGCCTGTCCCTATCAGGCACCACAATTTAATCCTGTAACGCGAAAGGTCAGCAAATGCCAAATGTGCTACCCAAGACAGGATCTCGGAATGGCTCCGGCTTGCGTGGAGGCTTGTACAACAGGCGCGCTCGGCCTGGTAGATTTACAAACGTTTGAAGATGAGCAGACAATCCGTACAATACAAGGTTTCCCTGATATCACCGTTACCTGTCCATCCATCCTCTTCTATCCGTTAAAACCAAGAAAGAGGTATTTTCTTTAA
- a CDS encoding molybdopterin-dependent oxidoreductase has protein sequence MDLLNKIRDFKLTRRSFIGWTSAAAATMVVPVSRGLVAKAEGNIGTDDPSGEGVWKTAACWHNCGSRCLNKVLVKDGVVIRQKTDDTHADSPDFPQQRGCLRGRSQRHQVFNADRLKYPMKRKNWQPGGGKKELRGKDQWVRISWEEAIEHIASETKRISSKYGNESIWVTGGSEMGKAMSTVGGYTASTGTISWGAWLYTYEMLGVGEGLYVQGINDRVDLRNSQLIVLWGANPAWSTMGSATYNYLQAKKAGARFITIDPLYTDSANVFGAEWIPVRPGTDHALALGIMHTLLEEDDPTTNPLVKWDFLNKYTVGFDAEHMPAGVDQKENFKDYLLGTYDNQPKTAEWAAEICGVKASTIRYLAREIGGTERVALLTGWAPARINNGEGWVQAFSTLGMMTGHMGSSGNMTGVSCWEYAGNNGPALLTSGGNGLPDIPNPITNVINENQIFDAVLKGKYLQKGEGERNVNIQFIYHGYNAVLQTRSNIMRGIEAHRKVEFVVTNAYALTTTAKYSDIVLPVTTEWERDGSVTGGNREILIAWSKIVEPLYEAKSDQEIAKLLIKKLGKNPEEVYPISEKQQFFNQLAGSMVVKENGKDFEPLCTITAEDIQEWGVKGTPQQGRIGLQKFLDAGIYQVPRKKGDNLGYIAYKDFIDDPVKNPVSSESGKFEIYCKAMNEASKKAFTEISPIPKYEPRAEGYESTFSDWKKKRKGKYPYQVFNPHYLRRSHSTFDNVPQLREVWPNPVYISRADADELGIKTGETVMLANEYGKTLRPALVVETLMPGTVALPHGAWVDLDEKDEVDRAGADNMLVGFVPTGLGTSGYNTARCNIEKWNGTPLEEDYKWDQRIIKF, from the coding sequence ATGGATCTATTGAATAAAATTAGAGATTTTAAGTTAACGAGAAGATCGTTCATTGGCTGGACTTCTGCCGCTGCTGCCACAATGGTTGTACCGGTTTCCCGAGGTCTTGTCGCCAAAGCAGAAGGAAACATTGGAACTGATGATCCCAGTGGAGAGGGAGTATGGAAAACCGCAGCTTGCTGGCACAACTGTGGCAGCAGGTGCTTAAATAAAGTACTTGTCAAAGATGGTGTCGTGATTCGGCAAAAAACAGATGATACCCATGCAGATTCCCCGGATTTCCCGCAACAACGAGGTTGTTTGCGGGGACGGTCACAGCGGCATCAAGTCTTTAATGCGGATCGTTTAAAATACCCAATGAAACGGAAAAATTGGCAGCCTGGCGGAGGCAAGAAGGAGCTCCGTGGAAAGGATCAATGGGTTCGGATTTCTTGGGAAGAAGCAATTGAACATATCGCCTCAGAAACGAAGAGAATTAGTAGTAAATATGGAAACGAATCTATTTGGGTGACAGGCGGAAGTGAAATGGGGAAGGCGATGTCAACCGTGGGTGGTTATACTGCCAGTACGGGAACCATCTCATGGGGCGCATGGCTTTATACGTATGAGATGCTTGGTGTCGGCGAAGGCCTTTATGTCCAGGGGATTAATGACCGTGTGGATTTAAGGAATTCTCAACTGATTGTCCTATGGGGAGCTAATCCTGCTTGGAGCACGATGGGAAGTGCCACTTATAACTATTTGCAGGCTAAAAAGGCCGGGGCACGTTTTATCACCATTGACCCTCTTTATACGGACTCAGCTAATGTCTTTGGGGCTGAATGGATACCTGTACGCCCAGGCACAGACCATGCTCTGGCACTTGGTATTATGCATACCTTACTCGAAGAAGATGATCCGACAACGAATCCACTTGTGAAATGGGATTTTTTAAATAAATATACCGTTGGTTTTGATGCCGAGCATATGCCTGCAGGAGTGGATCAAAAGGAAAACTTTAAGGATTATCTTTTAGGAACATATGACAATCAGCCAAAAACTGCTGAGTGGGCAGCAGAAATATGTGGTGTGAAAGCAAGTACAATCCGTTATCTTGCAAGAGAAATTGGCGGTACTGAAAGAGTCGCCCTATTGACGGGATGGGCACCGGCAAGGATTAATAACGGCGAAGGCTGGGTACAGGCATTCTCCACACTCGGTATGATGACAGGACATATGGGAAGTTCCGGAAATATGACTGGTGTCAGCTGCTGGGAATATGCCGGGAATAATGGACCGGCACTATTAACGTCCGGGGGCAATGGATTACCTGATATTCCGAATCCGATTACAAATGTGATTAATGAAAATCAAATCTTTGATGCAGTATTGAAAGGGAAGTATTTGCAAAAAGGTGAAGGGGAAAGAAATGTAAACATTCAATTTATTTATCATGGATATAACGCTGTCCTTCAAACACGAAGCAATATTATGAGAGGAATTGAAGCACACCGAAAAGTTGAATTTGTTGTCACAAACGCTTATGCCTTGACAACAACGGCTAAGTATTCAGATATTGTTCTCCCAGTTACAACTGAGTGGGAAAGAGATGGATCTGTTACAGGAGGCAATCGTGAAATATTAATTGCCTGGTCTAAAATCGTTGAACCATTATACGAGGCAAAAAGTGATCAAGAGATTGCTAAATTATTGATTAAGAAACTTGGAAAGAACCCTGAAGAAGTTTACCCAATTAGTGAAAAACAACAATTTTTCAATCAGCTTGCCGGAAGCATGGTGGTAAAAGAAAACGGAAAAGACTTCGAACCACTTTGTACTATTACGGCGGAAGACATTCAAGAGTGGGGTGTAAAAGGAACACCACAGCAGGGTCGTATCGGGTTGCAGAAGTTTTTAGATGCAGGTATTTATCAGGTTCCAAGGAAAAAAGGCGATAATTTAGGCTATATTGCTTATAAGGATTTTATTGATGATCCTGTAAAGAACCCTGTATCAAGCGAGAGTGGGAAGTTTGAAATTTATTGTAAAGCGATGAATGAAGCATCCAAGAAAGCTTTTACCGAAATTTCTCCAATACCTAAATATGAACCAAGGGCGGAAGGCTATGAATCTACTTTTTCAGATTGGAAAAAGAAGAGAAAAGGAAAGTATCCATATCAGGTCTTTAACCCACATTACTTACGCCGCTCGCACAGCACCTTTGACAATGTACCACAGCTCAGGGAAGTATGGCCAAATCCGGTTTATATAAGTCGTGCGGACGCCGATGAATTGGGGATCAAAACAGGTGAGACGGTGATGCTTGCCAATGAATATGGAAAGACACTCCGGCCGGCACTTGTGGTCGAGACGCTGATGCCAGGAACAGTTGCCCTGCCGCATGGAGCCTGGGTAGATCTGGACGAGAAGGATGAAGTGGACCGTGCTGGTGCAGATAATATGCTAGTGGGATTTGTCCCAACAGGACTGGGTACTTCCGGATATAATACGGCTCGATGCAATATTGAAAAATGGAATGGTACACCACTTGAAGAAGATTACAAATGGGATCAGCGGATTATCAAATTTTAA
- a CDS encoding molybdopterin-dependent oxidoreductase: protein MKDGIYRNTCPRNCYGTCGILSHVKNGRLIKVTGDPKHGFTKGRLCAKGYASTQFVYNTQRLKYPMIQSPRGSGNWKRISWDEAYSIIARKIIELNQRYGSNLASGYNKFSGNLGLLHYAVEGMFNSLGPHTKPTGNPCALTGKLAVNHSFGENYSSVPEDMAHASLIVIWGANPAVTNVHQMKFIYEARRSGAKFVVIDPIFTRTAEKADIFIQINPGTDGWLALGIAKIIIEKGLGDEETIRKQTIGWDQYKDFLQNQLDFSEVLERTGVPMEAMEELAEIYSTLKPAITWNGLGLQRNDKGGHSISAITSLAAMTNNLRTPYGGLYYMHFDIDHFPQRLVNHQGPVHPTIADSREVDISNFSKNALALNDPPLKFLWVASRNIITQDQNLNTWQQLFNQLELIVTVDLYLTKTAKQSDIVLPAASHFEEEDLNVGYWHYWLALNQKAIPPYYEAKSDLQIARELTKKLNDLSPEFSNFPFEKEPIDWIKEELSPEIMQQYGLTSYEDLLEGPQQKIEINDFQPNPEKFKLLPAIEAQFQADDPQEPLTYRLLSPQSLLKIHSQYESVSWLDHRETDNIIEISTSAANEHGMEDHTNIEIYNEHGSISGALKINPTLPANVVLASQAGSNPINQLISQKEDKDASGSSTFFYDSKVKIRKRRDTHV, encoded by the coding sequence ATGAAAGATGGCATTTACAGAAACACCTGTCCGCGTAATTGCTATGGAACTTGCGGCATCTTGTCACATGTTAAAAATGGCCGGCTGATAAAAGTGACCGGGGATCCGAAACACGGGTTTACAAAGGGGAGACTTTGTGCCAAGGGATATGCCTCCACCCAATTTGTCTATAATACACAAAGGCTTAAGTACCCAATGATTCAAAGTCCCAGAGGATCTGGAAACTGGAAGAGAATTTCATGGGATGAAGCATATTCTATTATTGCTAGAAAAATCATTGAATTAAATCAGCGGTATGGTTCTAATCTTGCCAGCGGCTACAACAAATTCTCAGGAAATCTTGGATTACTGCACTATGCGGTGGAAGGGATGTTTAATAGTTTGGGTCCACATACAAAACCTACCGGGAACCCTTGTGCTTTAACAGGTAAACTCGCCGTTAACCATTCCTTTGGAGAAAACTACAGCTCTGTTCCCGAGGATATGGCACATGCCAGCCTCATTGTCATCTGGGGGGCGAATCCTGCCGTTACCAATGTCCATCAAATGAAGTTTATTTATGAGGCAAGGCGCAGCGGAGCAAAATTTGTTGTGATTGATCCTATTTTTACGAGAACTGCCGAAAAGGCGGATATCTTTATCCAAATAAACCCAGGAACAGATGGATGGCTTGCTTTAGGCATCGCCAAAATCATCATCGAAAAAGGGCTTGGTGACGAAGAAACCATTCGGAAGCAAACCATTGGCTGGGATCAATATAAGGACTTTCTTCAGAATCAACTCGACTTTTCTGAAGTATTGGAACGAACAGGTGTCCCAATGGAGGCAATGGAAGAACTTGCTGAAATTTACTCTACATTAAAACCAGCTATCACCTGGAACGGCTTAGGGCTTCAACGAAACGATAAAGGCGGCCATAGTATCAGCGCGATCACCAGTCTTGCAGCTATGACAAATAATCTACGCACTCCATATGGCGGATTATACTATATGCATTTTGATATTGATCATTTCCCGCAAAGGCTTGTTAACCATCAAGGGCCTGTTCATCCAACCATTGCTGACTCTAGAGAAGTGGATATTAGTAATTTTTCAAAAAACGCACTTGCTTTAAATGATCCGCCGCTTAAATTCCTTTGGGTAGCGTCAAGAAATATTATTACGCAGGATCAAAACCTTAATACATGGCAGCAATTGTTCAATCAATTAGAGCTCATCGTGACAGTGGATCTTTATTTGACCAAAACGGCGAAACAGTCGGATATTGTGTTACCGGCAGCCTCTCATTTTGAAGAAGAAGATTTAAACGTAGGGTATTGGCATTATTGGTTAGCCCTTAACCAAAAAGCCATCCCTCCTTATTACGAAGCAAAAAGTGATTTACAGATTGCCAGGGAATTGACAAAAAAGCTGAATGACCTCTCCCCAGAGTTTTCTAACTTTCCTTTTGAAAAAGAACCAATTGACTGGATAAAAGAAGAACTTTCACCGGAGATTATGCAACAATATGGACTTACCAGTTATGAGGACTTACTAGAAGGGCCGCAGCAAAAAATAGAAATAAATGACTTTCAGCCGAATCCAGAGAAATTCAAACTTCTTCCGGCCATTGAAGCGCAGTTCCAAGCTGATGACCCTCAGGAGCCATTAACCTATAGACTGTTATCGCCGCAATCATTGTTGAAAATCCATTCTCAATATGAATCGGTATCTTGGTTAGATCATAGGGAGACTGACAATATCATTGAAATCTCTACAAGTGCAGCGAACGAACATGGGATGGAAGATCATACAAATATTGAGATCTACAATGAACACGGGTCCATCTCTGGGGCGCTTAAAATTAATCCAACATTGCCGGCTAATGTGGTGCTAGCCTCCCAGGCTGGAAGCAACCCCATTAATCAATTAATCTCCCAAAAGGAAGATAAGGATGCAAGTGGATCTAGTACGTTCTTTTATGACAGCAAAGTGAAAATTAGGAAACGGAGAGATACGCATGTATAA
- a CDS encoding PucR family transcriptional regulator — protein sequence MHTSFAIPKFVQELLTVSSQGVHQIIQKLSTLLSLPVLVVDPFYQVLSCSTGNDAIDEIVIIPDQQQEPHSSIPVFSCQISTIHTLTTGFACPIISNNKKLGYIVIYSNNSPLEADLYEDTLTLAASLCALQMQKSLEIRQEKQKFKEAFLFDLLYGNIKNKKDVIEYGDIWGWDFSIPYVVIVFSYKEENHFFTNKHMVNMLLQVVEKELILQNIKPIAMAKQNQVIILIPLPDDHHDGNKIKLETFAETILNKAEKMNSEVAIACGIGKKYMNPTDIFRSYQEAKVALELGILLNIPTPLFTDLGLERILYKHDLQDLLEYYHHTLGSLLEHDKHHDGNLIETLEALAANQFDMSKTAKESFLHRNTLRYRVKRIEDILQVKLDDLHVRLDIMAAFKIKQLRKI from the coding sequence ATGCACACTTCATTTGCTATTCCAAAATTTGTCCAGGAATTATTGACCGTTTCAAGCCAAGGGGTTCACCAGATTATTCAAAAGCTTTCCACCCTTTTATCCCTTCCAGTCCTTGTAGTGGATCCGTTCTATCAGGTTCTTTCTTGTTCAACAGGAAATGATGCAATCGATGAAATAGTGATCATACCTGATCAGCAGCAGGAGCCTCATTCATCCATTCCTGTTTTCAGCTGCCAAATTTCAACCATTCACACTTTAACGACTGGATTTGCTTGTCCCATAATCTCAAATAATAAAAAACTAGGGTATATCGTTATATATAGTAACAACTCGCCATTAGAGGCAGATCTGTATGAAGATACTCTTACGCTTGCTGCTTCTTTATGTGCCCTGCAAATGCAGAAAAGTCTAGAAATCAGGCAAGAAAAGCAAAAATTTAAGGAAGCCTTTCTTTTTGACCTGCTGTATGGAAACATCAAGAATAAGAAAGATGTGATTGAATATGGGGACATTTGGGGATGGGATTTTAGTATCCCTTATGTTGTCATCGTATTTTCATATAAAGAAGAAAATCACTTTTTCACGAACAAGCACATGGTGAATATGCTGTTGCAAGTTGTGGAAAAAGAGTTGATTTTGCAAAATATCAAACCGATTGCCATGGCCAAACAAAATCAGGTGATTATCCTGATCCCGCTGCCAGATGATCATCATGATGGAAACAAAATTAAGCTGGAAACCTTTGCTGAGACGATTCTAAATAAGGCAGAAAAAATGAACTCGGAGGTTGCCATTGCTTGTGGAATTGGGAAAAAGTATATGAATCCCACTGACATCTTTAGAAGTTACCAAGAGGCAAAAGTAGCGCTGGAATTAGGCATCTTATTGAATATTCCAACACCATTATTTACCGATTTGGGCTTAGAACGGATTTTATATAAACATGATCTTCAAGATTTACTGGAATATTACCACCACACATTAGGAAGTTTACTTGAACACGATAAGCATCATGATGGAAACCTCATCGAAACCCTTGAAGCTCTTGCTGCCAATCAATTTGATATGAGTAAAACGGCCAAAGAATCGTTTCTTCATCGAAATACACTGCGTTATCGCGTGAAAAGAATTGAAGATATTCTCCAAGTGAAATTGGATGACTTACACGTTCGCTTAGATATTATGGCAGCTTTCAAAATTAAACAGCTTCGAAAAATATGA
- a CDS encoding 4Fe-4S dicluster domain-containing protein, giving the protein MGFVDKWVESLAYDFEILPSACVRHISPRSTCEKCLTACLEDAITFSQGKLVIDNQKCTSCGNCLAACPVQAVAGILPKQSFFQKKLIAMTNVDPPPLKELLIYHAKGVTTIACEEKEFSQAWTDSLEEVHSVLDQLGKKPFMIEKEIVLENSYSRRELFSLWKKESQSFVRQVTPAKWRFNHKDLDVNRYYPDVQFFDVTIAPEKCTLCKACEVTCPKTCFNLGENDFTINLQSCSGCMLCQDLCPEKAVSVTRLLATAFSKSLDVYQKTCTLCKSSFQTLHDHDEKCPVCASRKDGYLSSQTC; this is encoded by the coding sequence GTGGGATTTGTTGATAAGTGGGTGGAAAGTCTTGCATATGATTTTGAAATTTTACCATCGGCTTGTGTGCGCCATATAAGCCCCCGATCTACTTGTGAAAAATGTTTGACCGCCTGTCTGGAAGATGCGATTACCTTTTCACAAGGAAAACTGGTAATTGATAATCAGAAGTGCACCTCATGCGGAAATTGCCTGGCAGCCTGTCCCGTTCAAGCGGTTGCGGGCATATTACCAAAGCAATCTTTTTTTCAAAAAAAATTAATCGCCATGACTAATGTGGATCCGCCGCCTTTGAAGGAATTGTTGATTTACCATGCTAAAGGAGTCACCACGATTGCCTGTGAAGAAAAAGAGTTTAGCCAGGCATGGACGGATTCGCTGGAAGAAGTCCATTCAGTGTTAGATCAGCTGGGGAAGAAACCTTTTATGATCGAGAAGGAAATAGTTCTTGAAAACTCATATTCAAGAAGAGAATTATTTTCACTTTGGAAGAAAGAAAGTCAGTCATTTGTTAGACAAGTGACACCGGCTAAATGGCGTTTTAATCATAAGGATTTAGATGTAAATCGATACTATCCAGACGTTCAATTTTTTGATGTGACTATTGCTCCCGAGAAGTGTACACTTTGTAAAGCGTGCGAAGTGACCTGTCCTAAAACCTGCTTTAACTTGGGTGAGAATGATTTCACTATAAATCTTCAATCCTGTTCCGGCTGTATGCTTTGTCAGGATCTTTGTCCTGAAAAGGCTGTTAGTGTAACAAGATTGCTGGCAACAGCTTTTTCGAAAAGCTTAGATGTGTATCAGAAAACGTGCACCTTGTGCAAAAGTAGCTTTCAAACTTTACATGACCATGATGAAAAATGTCCGGTTTGTGCAAGTCGGAAGGATGGTTACTTAAGTAGCCAAACATGTTAA